A stretch of the Chitiniphilus purpureus genome encodes the following:
- a CDS encoding 2-oxoglutarate dehydrogenase E1 component produces the protein MMKELELNSHLFGGNAPFVEDLYEQYLADPAAIDPKWRDYFDKLQQTDGGNERDIARGPIEESFVRLARQPRLGAVRDVAAEREASRKQVAVLRLIDAHRLLGSRAADLDPLKRMDVAPVPELDPGHYQLSSADMAVQFNCGNLAGPESAPLSDILSRLRQTYCSHIGIESMHITSTRERMWVQAYFEERLSTPQFGVEQKKRMLKQVTAAETMEQYLHRKYVGQKRFSLEGGESFIAAMDHLVQGAGREGVQEMVIGMAHRGRLNVLVNTLGKLPRDLFSEFEGRPTTDLPSGDVKYHNGFSADIPTPAGPIHLSLAFNPSHLEIVNPVVVGSVRARQQRRGDKHGEQVLPVLVHGDSAFIGLGTNQGTFNLSQTRGYGTGGTVHIVINNQVGFTTSDPRDNRSTLYCTDIAKMVEAPVIHVNGDNPEAVCFAVEAALAYRKEFQKDVVIDLVCFRKHGHNEADDPYVTQPMMYRKIAAHPGVRKKYADRLIAEGVVSVEEADGFIQAYREALDRGEHVEQTTLTDYKRNFAIDFSKYMGNHWRTPVATAVPQADLVRLTEKFTSVPEGFKLRNTVEKIVNERREMVAGNVGVDFGMAEHLAYATLLTEGYAVRISGEDSGRGTFNHRHAVLHDQNREKWNEGVYTPLQHLSDNQAHFLVIDSILNEEAVLAFEYGYASSAPEELTIWEAQFGDFANGAQVVIDQFITSGETKWGRLCGLTMMLPHGYDGQGPEHSSARVERYLQLCAEHNIQVVQPTEAAQIFHVLRRQMLRPVRKPLVIIMSKRLLKAKIAASPIEQFTSGEFRNVIGDAAQLDAKKVKRVIVCAGQVYYDLDNARKEREVKDIAVVRIEQLYPFPTEELQAEIAKYPNARELVWVQEEPRNQGAWHQIRHRLEGVMNPKQVLKYAGRQSSASPAVGYMSKHTAQLKAFLDEAMTL, from the coding sequence ATGATGAAAGAACTGGAACTCAATTCCCATCTCTTTGGTGGGAATGCCCCGTTCGTCGAGGATCTGTACGAACAATACCTTGCCGATCCGGCAGCCATCGATCCCAAGTGGCGCGACTACTTCGACAAGCTGCAGCAGACCGATGGCGGCAACGAGCGCGACATCGCACGCGGGCCGATCGAGGAGTCGTTCGTGCGGCTGGCGCGCCAGCCGCGTCTTGGGGCCGTGCGCGACGTGGCCGCCGAGCGTGAGGCCAGCCGCAAGCAGGTGGCAGTGCTGCGCCTGATCGATGCGCACCGGCTGCTGGGCAGCCGCGCCGCCGATCTCGATCCGCTCAAGCGCATGGATGTGGCACCGGTTCCCGAGCTTGATCCTGGCCACTACCAGCTTTCCAGCGCCGACATGGCAGTGCAGTTCAATTGCGGCAATCTGGCCGGCCCGGAGAGCGCACCGCTGTCGGACATCCTGTCGCGGCTGCGCCAGACCTACTGCAGCCACATCGGCATCGAATCGATGCACATCACCAGCACCCGCGAACGCATGTGGGTGCAGGCCTACTTCGAAGAGCGGCTGTCGACGCCCCAGTTCGGCGTCGAGCAGAAAAAGCGCATGCTCAAGCAGGTGACCGCCGCTGAGACCATGGAGCAGTACCTGCACCGCAAGTACGTCGGCCAGAAGCGTTTCTCGCTCGAAGGTGGCGAGAGCTTCATCGCCGCGATGGATCATCTGGTGCAGGGCGCCGGGCGCGAGGGCGTGCAGGAAATGGTGATCGGCATGGCCCACCGTGGCCGCCTGAACGTGCTGGTCAACACGCTGGGCAAGCTGCCGCGCGACCTCTTCAGCGAGTTCGAAGGCCGCCCCACCACCGATCTGCCGTCGGGCGACGTGAAGTACCACAACGGCTTCTCCGCCGATATCCCGACGCCGGCCGGCCCCATCCACTTGAGCCTCGCGTTCAACCCGTCGCACCTGGAGATCGTCAATCCGGTGGTGGTGGGCTCGGTGCGCGCGCGCCAGCAGCGCCGCGGCGACAAGCATGGTGAGCAGGTGCTGCCGGTGCTGGTGCATGGCGATTCGGCCTTCATCGGGCTTGGCACCAACCAGGGCACCTTCAACCTGTCGCAGACCCGTGGCTACGGCACCGGCGGCACGGTGCATATCGTGATCAACAACCAGGTGGGCTTCACCACCTCCGACCCGCGCGACAACCGCTCGACGCTGTACTGCACCGACATCGCCAAGATGGTCGAAGCGCCGGTGATCCATGTGAACGGCGACAATCCGGAGGCGGTGTGTTTCGCCGTGGAAGCGGCGCTGGCCTATCGCAAGGAATTCCAGAAGGACGTGGTGATCGACCTCGTGTGCTTCCGCAAGCACGGCCACAACGAGGCGGATGATCCCTATGTGACGCAGCCGATGATGTACCGCAAGATCGCGGCGCATCCGGGCGTACGCAAGAAGTACGCCGACCGGCTGATCGCCGAGGGCGTGGTCAGCGTCGAAGAGGCCGACGGCTTCATCCAGGCCTATCGCGAGGCGCTCGATCGTGGCGAGCACGTCGAGCAGACCACGCTCACCGACTACAAGCGCAACTTCGCGATCGATTTCTCCAAGTACATGGGCAACCACTGGCGCACGCCGGTGGCAACCGCGGTACCGCAGGCCGACCTCGTGCGCCTGACCGAGAAGTTCACCAGCGTGCCCGAAGGCTTCAAGCTGAGGAACACAGTCGAGAAGATCGTCAACGAGCGCCGCGAGATGGTGGCCGGCAACGTCGGCGTCGATTTCGGCATGGCCGAGCACCTGGCCTACGCCACGCTGTTGACCGAAGGCTACGCCGTACGCATCTCGGGCGAGGACTCAGGCCGCGGCACCTTCAACCATCGCCATGCCGTGCTGCACGACCAGAACCGCGAGAAATGGAACGAGGGCGTCTACACCCCGCTGCAGCATCTGTCGGACAACCAGGCGCACTTCCTCGTCATCGACTCCATCCTCAACGAGGAAGCGGTGCTGGCCTTCGAATACGGCTACGCCAGCTCCGCGCCGGAAGAGCTCACCATCTGGGAAGCGCAGTTCGGCGACTTTGCCAACGGCGCGCAGGTGGTGATCGACCAGTTCATCACCTCGGGCGAGACCAAGTGGGGCCGGCTGTGCGGGCTGACCATGATGCTGCCGCATGGCTACGACGGCCAGGGCCCCGAGCACAGCTCGGCCCGCGTCGAGCGCTATCTGCAGCTCTGTGCCGAGCACAACATCCAGGTGGTGCAGCCGACCGAGGCCGCGCAGATCTTCCATGTGCTGCGCCGGCAGATGCTGCGCCCGGTCAGGAAGCCGCTCGTCATCATCATGAGCAAGCGCCTGCTGAAGGCCAAGATCGCGGCCAGCCCGATCGAGCAATTTACCAGCGGCGAATTCCGCAACGTGATCGGCGATGCAGCCCAGCTTGATGCCAAGAAGGTCAAACGCGTGATCGTCTGCGCCGGTCAGGTCTATTACGACCTGGACAACGCCCGCAAGGAGCGCGAGGTCAAGGATATCGCCGTGGTGCGCATCGAGCAGCTCTATCCGTTCCCCACCGAGGAGCTGCAGGCGGAGATCGCCAAGTATCCGAACGCCCGCGAGTTGGTGTGGGTGCAGGAGGAGCCGCGCAACCAGGGTGCCTGGCACCAGATCCGCCACCGCCTCGAAGGCGTGATGAATCCCAAGCAGGTGCTCAAGTACGCCGGCCGGCAATCCTCGGCCTCACCTGCAGTGGGTTACATGAGCAAGCACACCGCCCAGCTCAAGGCCTTCCTCGACGAGGCGATGACGCTGTAG